A region of Pseudomonas saponiphila DNA encodes the following proteins:
- a CDS encoding outer membrane protein assembly factor BamE — translation MQNTKLLLTSFTFVGLLALAGCSFPGVYKIDIQQGNVVTQDMIDQLRPGMTRRQVRFIMGNPLLTDTFHADRWDYLYSLQPGGGERQQERVSLIFNGNDQLVSLAGDFMPGVSRDEALLGKESGNTVTAPAENAEKPKAEKPVKPGSLLDQIQKDVDGVKTVPVPIPEPLDTSPQ, via the coding sequence ATGCAAAACACCAAGCTCTTGCTAACCAGTTTCACATTCGTGGGACTGCTCGCACTCGCCGGTTGTTCATTCCCCGGGGTTTACAAAATCGACATCCAGCAGGGCAATGTCGTGACGCAGGACATGATAGACCAGTTGCGCCCGGGAATGACCCGACGGCAAGTAAGGTTTATCATGGGCAACCCTCTGTTGACCGACACGTTCCATGCCGATCGCTGGGATTATCTCTACAGCCTGCAACCTGGCGGCGGTGAACGCCAACAGGAACGCGTCAGCCTGATCTTCAATGGCAACGACCAACTGGTCAGCTTGGCCGGCGACTTCATGCCCGGCGTGAGCCGCGACGAAGCCCTGCTTGGTAAAGAGAGCGGCAACACCGTCACCGCACCTGCCGAGAACGCCGAGAAGCCCAAAGCCGAGAAGCCGGTCAAACCGGGCTCGCTGCTGGACCAGATCCAGAAAGACGTGGATGGCGTCAAAACCGTACCAGTGCCTATTCCTGAACCACTGGATACCTCTCCGCAATAA
- the fur gene encoding ferric iron uptake transcriptional regulator, giving the protein MVENSELRKAGLKVTLPRVKILQMLDSTEQRHMSAEDVYKALMEAGEDVGLATVYRVLTQFEAAGLVVRHNFDGGHAVFELADGGHHDHMVNVESGEVIEFFDEEIEKLQKAIVEKHGFELVDHNLVLYVRKKK; this is encoded by the coding sequence ATGGTTGAAAATAGCGAACTACGTAAAGCCGGCCTCAAAGTGACTCTGCCGCGAGTCAAAATTCTACAAATGCTCGATTCCACCGAGCAGCGGCACATGAGCGCTGAGGATGTCTACAAGGCGCTGATGGAAGCTGGCGAGGATGTGGGCCTGGCCACGGTTTACCGTGTACTGACTCAATTCGAAGCAGCCGGACTGGTGGTGCGCCACAATTTTGATGGCGGTCACGCTGTATTCGAGCTGGCGGATGGCGGTCACCACGACCATATGGTCAACGTGGAGTCTGGTGAAGTGATCGAATTCTTCGACGAGGAAATCGAAAAGCTTCAGAAGGCGATTGTCGAAAAGCACGGTTTCGAGTTGGTGGATCACAATCTTGTGCTGTATGTGCGCAAGAAGAAGTAA